One region of Deinococcus koreensis genomic DNA includes:
- a CDS encoding ABC transporter substrate-binding protein, translating into MPTRPLFLSALTLSLLSPPAGAQASAVKIGVIMPFSGVYASIGEEGWRGLTLYLDSIGNKVAGRALTLVREDEEADPAVALRKASKLISADRVDLLAGVVLTPSAYALAPVVEKAQVPLVVFNALGNGLTRERGNPYVFRASGTGWQFSHPFGRYVAGKVSKNTFLLGADYSFGRDSVADFKASYTAAGGKVAGEVYTPLGSADFSPYLARIAAAKPDALYAFLSGSDAVLFMKQFVQFGLNKTVKLAVSGEMVDEKLLDSVDRGVAGALSVGPWVQDLDNAQNRLFVGAYRKKYGDAPGVFALRGWDTAHVIVGALKKTGGNVSDKAALLAALRGVTFPSPHGNFRFDPATQNVVHNIYVRQVVVGAGGLTNKTVTFLGSYADPGK; encoded by the coding sequence ATGCCCACGCGCCCCCTGTTCCTGTCTGCCCTCACCCTCAGTCTCCTGTCGCCCCCTGCAGGCGCCCAGGCCAGCGCCGTCAAGATCGGGGTGATCATGCCCTTCTCCGGCGTCTACGCCTCCATCGGTGAGGAGGGCTGGCGCGGGCTGACGCTGTACCTGGACTCCATCGGCAACAAGGTCGCGGGCCGGGCCCTGACGCTCGTCCGTGAGGACGAGGAGGCCGACCCGGCGGTGGCGCTGCGCAAGGCCAGCAAACTGATCAGCGCCGACCGGGTCGACCTGCTGGCCGGCGTGGTGCTCACGCCCAGCGCCTACGCCCTGGCGCCGGTGGTGGAAAAGGCCCAGGTGCCGCTGGTGGTCTTCAACGCGCTGGGCAACGGCCTGACCCGCGAGCGCGGCAACCCCTACGTGTTCCGGGCCTCAGGCACCGGCTGGCAGTTCAGCCACCCCTTCGGCCGGTACGTGGCCGGCAAGGTCAGCAAGAACACCTTCCTGCTGGGAGCGGACTACTCCTTCGGCCGGGACTCGGTGGCCGACTTCAAGGCCTCGTACACCGCGGCCGGGGGCAAGGTGGCGGGTGAGGTCTACACCCCGCTGGGCAGCGCCGATTTCAGCCCGTACCTGGCGCGCATCGCCGCCGCGAAGCCGGACGCGCTGTACGCCTTCCTGAGCGGCAGCGACGCCGTGCTGTTCATGAAGCAGTTCGTGCAGTTCGGCCTGAACAAGACCGTCAAGCTCGCCGTCTCGGGCGAGATGGTCGACGAGAAGCTGCTGGACTCGGTGGACCGGGGCGTCGCCGGGGCGCTCAGCGTGGGGCCCTGGGTGCAGGATCTGGACAACGCCCAGAACCGGCTGTTCGTGGGCGCCTACCGCAAGAAGTATGGGGACGCGCCCGGCGTTTTCGCCCTGCGCGGCTGGGACACCGCCCACGTGATCGTGGGGGCGCTGAAGAAGACCGGCGGCAACGTGAGCGACAAGGCCGCCCTGCTGGCCGCCCTGCGGGGCGTGACCTTCCCGTCGCCGCACGGCAACTTCCGCTTCGACCCGGCGACGCAGAACGTGGTGCACAACATCTACGTGCGCCAGGTGGTCGTGGGCGCCGGTGGGCTGACCAACAAGACCGTGACGTTCCTGGGCTCCTACGCCGATCCGGGCAAGTGA